From one Pseudomonas sp. S35 genomic stretch:
- a CDS encoding SDR family oxidoreductase: MSQRFRGKTVVITGACRGIGAGIAERFAQEGAHLVLASNDLERVTFTAEQLAREYGVSTLALGIDVTDESDIERLYREGHARFGSIDVSVQNAGIITIDHYDTMPRADFDKVLQVNTTGVWLGCREAAKYMVKQGSGRLINTSSGQGRQGFIYTPHYAASKMGVIGITQSLSLELARHNITVNAFCPGIIESEMWDYNDRVWGEILSTDEKRYAKGELMAEWVKNIPLRRAGKPSDVAGLVAFLASDDAAYLTGQAINIDGGLIMS, encoded by the coding sequence CCCAACGATTTCGCGGTAAAACGGTAGTGATCACCGGCGCCTGCCGTGGCATCGGCGCCGGCATTGCCGAGCGCTTCGCCCAGGAAGGCGCCCACCTGGTACTGGCCTCCAACGACCTGGAGCGCGTGACCTTCACCGCCGAGCAACTGGCCCGGGAATACGGCGTGAGCACCCTCGCCCTCGGCATCGATGTCACCGACGAAAGCGATATCGAACGCCTCTACCGCGAAGGCCACGCCCGCTTCGGCAGCATTGACGTGTCGGTGCAGAACGCCGGCATCATCACCATCGACCACTACGACACCATGCCCCGCGCCGATTTCGACAAGGTGCTGCAGGTCAACACCACTGGCGTGTGGCTGGGCTGCCGGGAAGCCGCCAAGTACATGGTCAAGCAAGGCAGCGGCCGCTTGATCAACACCTCGTCCGGCCAGGGTCGTCAGGGGTTCATTTACACGCCCCACTATGCCGCCAGCAAAATGGGCGTGATCGGTATCACCCAGAGCCTGTCCCTGGAGCTGGCGCGGCACAACATCACGGTCAACGCGTTTTGCCCCGGCATCATCGAAAGCGAGATGTGGGACTACAACGACCGCGTGTGGGGCGAGATCCTCAGCACCGACGAAAAACGCTACGCCAAGGGCGAGTTGATGGCCGAATGGGTCAAGAACATCCCCCTGCGTCGTGCTGGCAAACCCTCGGATGTAGCCGGTTTGGTGGCCTTCCTGGCTTCGGATGACGCGGCCTACCTGACCGGCCAGGCGATCAATATCGACGGCGGCCTGATCATGTCGTAA